The Microcella flavibacter DNA segment ATGCTCGTGCACGGCATCGGCGCGTGGAGCAGGCCGCCCGTGGCCGCCCAGAGCGAGATCTACGAGCTCCTCCAGTCGTGGGGCCTGCCGACCAGCACCCACTACCGCGTGCACGACTCGGCCGAGGACGCCGCCGGGTTCATCGCCCACTACGGCGAGCACCGCGACGCGGTCGAGCACGAGATCGACGGCGTCGTCGTCAAGGTCGACGAGCTCGAGCTGCACGACGAGCTCGGCGCCACCAGCCGCGCCCCGCGCTGGGCCATCGCCTACAAGTACCCGCCTGAGCAGGTCAACACGAAGCTGCTCGACATCGTCGTGAGCGTCGGCCGCACCGGCCGCGCCACCCCCTTCGCCGTCATGCAGAAGGTGCGCGTCGCCGGCAGCGAGGTGCGGCAGGCGACCCTCCACAACCAGGACGTCGTGAAGCTCAAGGGCGTGCTCATCGGCGACACCGTCGTGCTGCGCAAGGCCGGCGACGTCATCCCCGAAGTGCTCGGCCCCGTCGTCGAACTGCGCGACGGCACCGAGCGCGAGTTCGTCATGCCGACCGACTGCCCCGAGTGCGGCACGCCGCTGCGCCCCGCGAAGGAGGGCGACGTCGACCTGCGCTGCCCCAACGCGCGCAGCTGCCCCGCCCAGGTGCGCGGCCGCGTCGAGCACATCGGCAGTCGCGGCTCGCTCGACATCGAGGGCCTCGGCGAGATCGGCGCCGCCGCCCTCACCCAGCCCGACGTGCCGTCGACTCCGCCGCTCGTCACCGAGGCCGGGCTGTTCGAGCTCACCCTCGACGACCTGCTGCCGATCGAGGTCATCGTCACCGACTCCGAGACGGGCCTGCCGAAGCTCGAGGAGGACGGCACCGCGCGCCGCCGCTCGCCGTTCCGCCGCAACCCGACCGCGGCCGAGAAGAAGCAAGGGCTCGAGGGCCCGCAGCCGAGCGCCGTCGCGCTCACCCTGCTCGACGAGCTCGAGAAGGCGAAGACGAAGCCCCTGTGGCGGATGCTCGTGGGCTTCAGCATCCGGCACGTCGGCCCCGTCGCCGCTCGCGCCCTCGCCGACCACTTCGGCTCGCTCGACGCCATCCGCGCCGCCACGGCGGAGGAGCTCGCCGCCGTCGACGGCGTCGGCGGCATCATCGCCGAGGCGCTCATCGACTGGTTCCAGGTCGACTGGCACGTCGAGATCGTCGAGCGCTGGGCCGCCGCCGGCGTGCAGCTGTTCACCCCCGGCCACCCCGGGCCCGGCGCGGCCGCCGCGGCCGGCGGGGTGCTCGCCGGCATCACCGTCGTCGCTACCGGCAGCCTCGAGGGCTTCACCCGCGAAGGCGCCCAGGAGGCGATCATCGCGGCCGGAGGCAAGGCCGCGAGCAGCGTCAGCAAGAAGACCGACTTCGTCGCCGCCGGCCCTGGCGCCGGCTCGAAGCTCGGCAAGGCCGAGGCGCTGGGGCTGCGCATCATCGACGCCGCCGAATTCGCCATCCTCGTGCGTGAGGGGCCCGCAGCGTTGCCCGAACCGGCCCCCGACGCGGCGGAGTAGCGCCCCGCGCACGCATCCTGCTGGGGAGAGCGCCCGCCCCGATTGTTAACTCCAGGAGACGATTGCCAGCTTGGCCCCCCAATCGGGGCGCGTTTGGCCATACCATGAAACCGCGTCAGTCGACCCCGGTTCGGGGTGACCCCTCCCGGCTGCCGCGGAAGGCTCCCCGACGTGCTCGCAGAGGCAACCGCTCTCCTGCTGGCCTCGCTCACCGCACTCACGGTGGCGGGGCCGTCCAGCGCGCCCGCTGTGAATCGCCCGGCCATCTCCGCCGTCTCCACCGCCGTTGCCACGACCGGGGGCAGCACGGCGCCGAGCGCCGCCGCGTCGAGCAGCGCGACCTCGGCCGTCGGCGGGCTCGGCACGGGCATCCCGACCGCGATCGAACCGCGCGGCACCGCCCTGCTCGACCGCCTCGTCAGCGCCGCATCCCCCCGCACGGCCGGCTCCGAGAGCAGCGCCCTCAACGCCGCCGTCACCACGCCGCTCGACCGGGCCGCGCTGCGCGAGTCGATGCGCACCGTGCTCGCCGACCCGCCCGCCCCGCGCACCGTCTCGAACTGGTGGAGCGCGCTCGACGGCAGCGAGCAGCTGCGCGCCGCCATCGCCGCCCCCGAGCTCGTCGGCAACCTCGACGGCGTTCCCTACGCGGTGCGCGACCAGGCCAACCGCACCGTGCTGCGCGAGACCATCCGCGACCTCGAACTCGGGCTCGTCGGCGGCACCTCGCGCGCGCTGCAGACCCGCGACGACGGCCAGCTGCAGATGCTCTACTCCATCGCCGACGCGCTCGGCCCGGCCGAGGCGAACCCGCAGCGGCAGCTCATCACGCTCGACGTCGAAGGCGCCGGCAAGGCCTCGATCGCGCTCGGCGACCTCATGACAGCCGACTACGTCAGCTACCTCGTGCCCGGCATGTTCATCTCCGTCGGCGGCAACATCGTCGAATGGGCCGACACGGCTGCGCGCATCTACGACGAGCAGGTGTCGTGGCTCGCCCTGCTCGACCAGTCGGCCGCTACGCCCGAAGCGGTCACCGCGCTCGCGCCGAGCTCGGCGGCGACCTCGCCCTCGGCCATCGCCGCGGCGATCCGCGCTTCCGACGAGCTCGCCCTCGACGAGGCCATCGACGACGAGGGTCCGACCGTCGCGACCGTCGCCTGGATCGGCTACCAGACCCCGCACCTGCTCAACGTCGGCAGCCTCGACCTCGCCTACGAGGGCCGCGACGCGATCTCCTCCACGCTGCTCGGCCTCGACGCCCTCCGGGGCGCCGACCAGCCGCACGTCTCGCTGCTCGCGCACTCCTACGGCACGACGGCCTCGATGCTCGCGCTCAGCGAGACGCCCGCCCGCGTCGACGCGCTCGCCATGATCGGCTCGCCCGGTTCCCCCGCCGAGACGGTCGACGACCTCAAGGTCAGCGGCGCGGTGTTCGTCGGCGAGGCCGCGTGGGATCCGATCAGCAACAGCAGCTTCTTCGGCACCGACCCCGGCGAGACCGCGTTCGGCGCCCGGGTCATGAGCGTCGCCGGCAGCGTCGACCTCATCACCGACAAGGTGCTCGCCGGGTCGACCGGGCACAACGAATACTTCAGCCCCGGCACCGAGTCGATGCGCAACCTCGCGCTCGTCGGCATCGGCCAGGCCGACCTCGTCACCGACGGCACCGAGCGCGATGCGCTCCGAACCCTCGCGCTCGCCCGCCCGGGAGCCTGAGAACCCGCCCGAAGTGGGGGCCCGCCCGAGGGGTGGCACCTGAGTGCGCCGGTGATACCGTGCATCAGCATCCCGCGCGAAATGGACGGCCATGACCACCCGCAGCTCGCTTCGAATGCTCACGATCGCAGCGGTGCTCGTGAGCGTCAGTGCCGTGAGCCTGAGCGGATGCGCCCTGCAGAGCCCCTCGGAGGTCACCGACGCCGAGGCGCGCGACCGCTTCCTCGCGGTCATCGACGAGACGC contains these protein-coding regions:
- the ligA gene encoding NAD-dependent DNA ligase LigA, whose product is MSDTVETPAPAGPVDERAPVESLTREQARDEAEALTTRILELRDAYYDRDELLEDDATYDALLRRLEQIEHQFPELQSTDSPTQTVGGRAQTQLFSPVTHAERMLSLDNVFSADEFAAWAAKVERDSGRAVRYLCELKIDGLAINLRYERGALVSAATRGDGVVGEDVTVNVALVPGIPNRLDGPADQLPELVEVRGEIFLPKVAFDELNVLQREAGEREFANPRNAASGSLRQKEEGKSPAQVARMHDRLGRLRMLVHGIGAWSRPPVAAQSEIYELLQSWGLPTSTHYRVHDSAEDAAGFIAHYGEHRDAVEHEIDGVVVKVDELELHDELGATSRAPRWAIAYKYPPEQVNTKLLDIVVSVGRTGRATPFAVMQKVRVAGSEVRQATLHNQDVVKLKGVLIGDTVVLRKAGDVIPEVLGPVVELRDGTEREFVMPTDCPECGTPLRPAKEGDVDLRCPNARSCPAQVRGRVEHIGSRGSLDIEGLGEIGAAALTQPDVPSTPPLVTEAGLFELTLDDLLPIEVIVTDSETGLPKLEEDGTARRRSPFRRNPTAAEKKQGLEGPQPSAVALTLLDELEKAKTKPLWRMLVGFSIRHVGPVAARALADHFGSLDAIRAATAEELAAVDGVGGIIAEALIDWFQVDWHVEIVERWAAAGVQLFTPGHPGPGAAAAAGGVLAGITVVATGSLEGFTREGAQEAIIAAGGKAASSVSKKTDFVAAGPGAGSKLGKAEALGLRIIDAAEFAILVREGPAALPEPAPDAAE
- a CDS encoding alpha/beta hydrolase, which produces MLAEATALLLASLTALTVAGPSSAPAVNRPAISAVSTAVATTGGSTAPSAAASSSATSAVGGLGTGIPTAIEPRGTALLDRLVSAASPRTAGSESSALNAAVTTPLDRAALRESMRTVLADPPAPRTVSNWWSALDGSEQLRAAIAAPELVGNLDGVPYAVRDQANRTVLRETIRDLELGLVGGTSRALQTRDDGQLQMLYSIADALGPAEANPQRQLITLDVEGAGKASIALGDLMTADYVSYLVPGMFISVGGNIVEWADTAARIYDEQVSWLALLDQSAATPEAVTALAPSSAATSPSAIAAAIRASDELALDEAIDDEGPTVATVAWIGYQTPHLLNVGSLDLAYEGRDAISSTLLGLDALRGADQPHVSLLAHSYGTTASMLALSETPARVDALAMIGSPGSPAETVDDLKVSGAVFVGEAAWDPISNSSFFGTDPGETAFGARVMSVAGSVDLITDKVLAGSTGHNEYFSPGTESMRNLALVGIGQADLVTDGTERDALRTLALARPGA